In Microbacterium esteraromaticum, the following proteins share a genomic window:
- a CDS encoding response regulator transcription factor, producing MREPKRYRAAIVEPHVLQRLRAVELLRDGAGMDVVHSCASVSELITWVRRHSRTVWPHVVLTELLPRSENSRDLESVMALRHAGMRIVLVSSLHQRGAARRLVDAGFDGVVSKLDTEETLLSTIAAVVDGEHPVTELARQAVDRAPSVPKLSAQEEKVFVLYVAGHSISAVADAIGVQAGTARKYLNRVKQKYKKHGIDVSTKVDLAKVAWDEGLLD from the coding sequence GTGCGAGAGCCGAAAAGGTATCGAGCCGCAATCGTGGAGCCGCATGTGCTGCAACGGCTGAGGGCGGTCGAATTGCTTCGAGACGGTGCGGGGATGGATGTGGTGCATTCATGCGCTTCCGTGAGCGAGTTGATCACCTGGGTGCGGCGTCACAGTCGCACCGTGTGGCCGCATGTCGTGCTCACCGAGCTCCTCCCACGCTCGGAGAACTCACGCGACCTCGAATCGGTCATGGCGCTCAGGCACGCCGGCATGCGGATCGTCTTGGTCTCTTCACTCCACCAGAGGGGCGCAGCGCGTCGCCTGGTGGACGCGGGGTTCGACGGCGTCGTGTCCAAACTGGACACGGAGGAAACGCTGTTGTCGACGATCGCAGCGGTTGTCGATGGCGAACATCCGGTCACCGAGCTTGCTCGTCAAGCTGTCGATCGTGCTCCCAGCGTGCCCAAGCTCAGCGCCCAGGAAGAGAAGGTCTTCGTGTTGTACGTCGCAGGCCACTCCATCAGCGCCGTGGCCGACGCGATCGGGGTGCAGGCCGGCACGGCGCGCAAGTATCTGAACCGTGTGAAGCAGAAGTACAAGAAGCACGGGATCGATGTCAGCACGAAAGTCGACCTGGCGAAGGTCGCATGGGACGAGGGACTGCTCGACTGA